Proteins from a genomic interval of Musa acuminata AAA Group cultivar baxijiao chromosome BXJ1-9, Cavendish_Baxijiao_AAA, whole genome shotgun sequence:
- the LOC135593241 gene encoding protein LATERAL ROOT PRIMORDIUM 1-like, translating into MGMVVLASAASFHQQHHHESLLASAAAEQHPIIPLLAAAPCLVEDDNPAARAKPGGIHLWQPVLPQPPHHLPPAHGSNPNPNVTLSNYLRKPVPMLDPTGIIAGAGAVAAGGGTSTCQDCGNQAKKDCSHRRCRTCCKSRGFECSTHVKSTWVPAARRRERQVSAAAAGSSASTSAPKKPRLVASQTGTASHTSTSNTTPPRSFDTTSSHQDANVKESLPAHVRAPAVFKCVRVTSIDDGEDEYAYHAMVKIGGRVFKGFLYDQGLDDGGSHADDAKDAIPNISELHLGNRNGGASSSSPMLPSDVFGGSGGLMGGTNYGNQMN; encoded by the exons ATGGGCATGGTGGTGCTGGCCTCCGCCGCGTCCTTCCACCAGCAGCACCACCACGAGTCGCTGCTCGCCTCTGCCGCGGCGGAGCAGCACCCCATCATCCCCCTCCTCGCCGCTGCGCCGTGCCTTGTCGAGGATGACAACCCCGCTGCGCGGGCCAAGCCCGGCGGTATCCACCTCTGGCAGCCGGTCCTGCCCCAGCCGCCTCACCACCTCCCGCCCGCCCATGGaagcaaccctaaccctaatgtcACTCTCTCCAATTACCTCAGAAAGCCCGTGCCTATGCTCGATCCCACCGGAATTATCGCGGGTGCCGGCGCCGTCGCCGCGGGGGGAGGGACGTCTACGTGCCAGGACTGCGGGAACCAGGCCAAGAAGGATTGCAGCCACCGGAGGTGCCGGACGTGCTGCAAGAGCCGCGGGTTCGAGTGCTCGACCCACGTCAAGAGCACCTGGGTCCCCGCCGCACGCCGCCGCGAGCGCCAggtctccgccgccgccgcgggcTCCTCCGCCTCCACCTCGGCGCCCAAGAAGCCCCGCCTCGTGGCCTCGCAGACCGGGACCGCCTCCCACACCTCCACCTCCAACACCACCCCTCCTCGTAGCTTCGACACGACCTCCAGCCACCAAG ACGCGAACGTCAAAGAGAGCCTCCCGGCGCACGTACGAGCCCCGGCGGTGTTCAAGTGCGTGCGAGTCACATCCATCGACGACGGCGAAGACGAGTACGCCTACCACGCCATGGTCAAGATCGGCGGGCGCGTCTTCAAGGGCTTCCTCTACGACCAAGGCCTCGACGACGGCGGCAGCCACGCCGACGACGCCAAGGACGCCATTCCCAACATCTCGGAGCTGCACCTCGGGAACAGAAACGGTGGCGCTTCTTCGTCGTCGCCGATGCTTCCCTCCGACGTCTTCGGAGGCAGCGGTGGATTGATGGGAGGCACCAACTACGGTAACCAAATGAACTGA